A region from the Sorex araneus isolate mSorAra2 chromosome 6, mSorAra2.pri, whole genome shotgun sequence genome encodes:
- the LOC101546667 gene encoding olfactory receptor 52B4-like — protein sequence MTTLNHTGFSHTVFRLLGIPGLQDMYIWISIPFLISYTISVLGNCLIIFIIVTRRSLQEPMYLFLCMLSGADIILSTSIIPQALAIFWFNAGEISLNGCLTQIVFTSLTFMCESGILLVMAFDRYIAICYPLRYTTILTHALIGKIGVIIFLRSYCTVLPVLYLVKRLTFCKNNIIPNTVCKHIILARLSCNDIRINIWYGFIILIVTLFLDIVLVFLSYMLILRAIFRMPSREARAKALNTCGSHVCVILLFYVPGIFSVLTQPFGRYISLAVQVVLGNIYILIPPMLNPIIYGIKTKQIREQLVHVLIPKRK from the exons ATGACTACCTTAAATCACACTGGTTTTAGCCATACAGTCTTCCGCCTGTTGGGCATCCCTGGGCTTCAGGACATGTACATATGGATTTCCATCCCCTTCCTCATATCCTACACCATCTCTGTGCTTGGGAACTGTCTTATCATCTTCATTATCGTCACAAGGCGCAGCCTTCAGGAGCCCATGTACCTCTTCCTCTGCATGCTGTCTGGGGCAGATATCATCCTCTCCACGAGCATTATACCTCAGGCCCTGGCCATCTTCTGGTTCAACGCTGGAGAGATCTCCCTCAATGGCTGCCTCACTCAGATTGTTTTCACCTCTTTGACCTTCATGTGTGAGTCAGGTATTTTGCTGGTGATGGCCTTTGATCGCTACATTGCCATCTGCTACCCACTGAGATACACCACAATTTTGACCCATGCACTCATTGGGAAAATTGGTGTGATCATCTTTCTGAGAAGTTATTGCACTGTTTTGCCTGTTCTTTATCTTGTGAAAAGATTGACTTTCTGTAAAAACAAC atcatCCCCAATACTGTTTGCAAACACATTATCTTGGCCCGTCTTTCCTGTAATGACATAAGAATAAACATTTGGTATGGTTTTATTATCCTAATCGTGACCTTGTTCTTAGACATTGTGCTGGTTTTTCTTTCCTATATGTTGATTCTCCGAGCTATCTTCCGCATGCCCTCCCGAGAGGCTCGAGCCAAAGCTCTCAATACCTGTGGCTCCCACGTCTGTGTCATCCTCCTCTTTTACGTCCCAGGGATCTTCTCAGTCCTCACTCAGCCGTTTGGACGCTACATCTCACTTGCTGTTCAAGTCGTGCTGGGCAATATCTACATTCTCATTCCACCTATGCTAAATCCCATCATTTATGGGATTAAAACGAAACAGATCCGGGAACAATTGGTTCATGTGCTAATTCCAAAGCGGAAATGA
- the TRIM21 gene encoding E3 ubiquitin-protein ligase TRIM21, translated as MASAMPLEKMWEEVTCAICLDPMVEPVSIECGHGFCRECIMEVGKIGGGVCPVCRHKFLLNSLRPNRQLANLIDNLRQMVQDKEGAQWERCGVHGEKLHLFCEKDGKALCWVCSQSGKHRDHHMVPIEEAAQEYQEKLQAALEKLRKEQVLAEKLETDIVTQRAAWKEKVETQKIKIHAEFVKQKNLLDEEEQRQLQKLEKDEREQLRILGETEAELAQQSQALQELIAELERRSRGSALELLSEVKIVLERSESWNLKELNLTSLHLTDTCHVPGLKKMLRMYGVNVTLDPHTANPWLILSKNQRQVRLGKTQQQVPENKERFDSYPMVLGVQHFDSGKFYWEVDVTGKDAWDLGVCRDSVQRKGHIWLCPQNGFWTIWLWGKQQYQAGTSPQTPLHLQVPPCQVGIFLDCEARTVSFYNITDHGSLIYTFSECVFNGPLRPFFNTGFNDNGRNASPLTLCPLRMGL; from the exons ATGGCTTCAGCAATGCCTTTAGAAAAGATGTGGGAGGAAGTCACGTGCGCCATCTGTCTGGATCCCATGGTAGAGCCTGTGAGCATTGAGTGTGGCCATGGGTTTTGCCGGGAATGCATCATGGAAGTGGGAAAAATTGGAGGCGGAGTCTGTCCTGTGTGCCGACACAAGTTTCTGCTCAACAGTCTGCGGCCCAACCGACAACTAGCCAATTTGATAGACAACCTTAGACAAATGGTCCAGGACAAGGAGGGTGCACAGTGGGAGAGGTGTGGGGTGCATGGAGAGAAACTTCACCTTTTCTGTGAGAAGGATGGCAAGGCCCTTTGCTGGGTATGTTCCCAGTCCGGGAAACATCGtgaccaccacatggtcccaatTGAGGAGGCTGCTCAGGAGTATCAG GAGAAACTCCAGGCTGCATTGGAGAAACTGAGAAAAGAACAGGTGTTGGCTGAGAAATTGGAAACGGATATTGTCACGCAAAGAGCAGCCTGGAAG GAAAAGGTTGAGACACAGAAAATAAAGATTCATGCAGAGTTTGTGAAACAGAAAAACTTACTGGATGAAGAGGAGCAGAGGCAACTGCAGAAACTAGAGAAGGATGAGAGGGAACAGCTGAGAATCCTGGGGGAGACAGAGGCCGAGTTGGCCCAACAGAGCCAGGCCCTGCAGGAGCTGATCGCAGAGCTGGAGCGGAGAAGTCGGGGCTCTGCCTTGGAACTGCTGTCG GAGGTGAAAATTGTCCTGGAAAG GAGTGAGTCTTGGAACCTGAAGGAGCTGAACCTTACTTCCCTGCACTTGACGGACACGTGCCATGTGCCGGGATTAAAGAAGATGCTGAGGATGTACGGAG TAAATGTCACTCTGGATCCTCACACAGCCAATCCATGGCTCATACTTTCAAAGAATCAGAGACAAGTAAGGCTTGGAAAGACCCAGCAACAAGTGCCTGAAAATAAGGAGAGATTTGATAGTTATCCCATGGTTTTGGGTGTCCAGCACTTTGACTCTGGGAAGTTTTACTGGGAAGTAGATGTGACAGGAAAGGATGCGTGGGACCTGGGAGTATGTCGAGACTCCGTGCAGAGAAAGGGACATATTTGGCTCTGCCCCCAAAATGGCTTCTGGACAATTTGGTTATGGGGCAAACAACAGTATCAGGCTGGCACCTCTCCCCAGACTCCACTCCACCTTCAGGTGCCTCCATGTCAGGTTGGAATCTTCCTGGACTGTGAGGCCAGAACTGTGTCCTTCTACAATATCACTGACCATGGCTCTCTCATCTACACCTTCTCTGAATGTGTCTTCAATGGACCTCTGCGGCCCTTCTTCAATACTGGTTTCAATGACAACGGAAGAAATGCATCTCCTCTGACCCTCTGTCCCCTGAGGATGGGATTGTAG